A window of the Paenibacillus woosongensis genome harbors these coding sequences:
- a CDS encoding GNAT family N-acetyltransferase, with protein MYSKVNLRMYLPSDEELLERFELPEEQVLYSALPKDVLAEAIQDNCRYAVVITYEEIPAGFFILHEGPDIGEFTANPDAMLLRSFSIDYRYQGQGIAKMAMVQLPEFMKSRFPGRTEVVLAVNKRNKAAQAVYLAAGFQDKGRLIEGPIGPQHIYHLALD; from the coding sequence ATGTATAGTAAAGTGAATTTGCGAATGTATTTGCCGAGTGACGAAGAGTTATTGGAGCGCTTTGAGCTTCCGGAGGAACAGGTTCTTTACAGCGCTTTGCCGAAGGACGTGCTGGCAGAAGCCATTCAGGATAACTGTCGTTATGCGGTGGTCATTACTTACGAGGAGATTCCTGCCGGCTTTTTTATCCTGCATGAAGGACCGGATATCGGGGAATTTACCGCAAATCCTGATGCCATGCTGCTCCGTTCCTTCTCCATCGATTACCGCTATCAAGGGCAAGGGATTGCCAAAATGGCGATGGTTCAGCTTCCCGAATTCATGAAATCCCGATTTCCCGGGAGAACTGAAGTCGTGTTGGCCGTAAATAAGCGCAATAAAGCAGCCCAGGCCGTGTATCTGGCGGCGGGCTTCCAAGATAAAGGCAGATTGATCGAAGGTCCAATCGGACCGCAGCATATTTACCATCTGGCGCTAGATTAG
- a CDS encoding GNAT family N-acetyltransferase, giving the protein MLTSYAIEYATIDDLQEIVAIYNETIDSRAVTADLEPVTVESRLKWFAEHTPDRRPLWVVRAGENKGAGSANEYGNSVIAWLSFQSFYGRPAYDSTAEISIYISSGYRGKGIGSMLIEQAIASCPRIGVKTMLGFVFGHNAGSLALLRKHGFEQWGLLPQVANLDGTERDLVIMGRRAGSN; this is encoded by the coding sequence ATGTTGACATCATATGCCATAGAATATGCGACAATTGATGATTTACAGGAAATCGTAGCCATCTATAACGAGACGATCGACAGCAGAGCTGTTACGGCTGATCTGGAGCCGGTCACGGTGGAAAGCCGCTTGAAATGGTTTGCGGAGCATACGCCGGACCGTAGGCCGCTATGGGTAGTCAGAGCCGGAGAAAACAAAGGGGCAGGTTCGGCTAATGAGTATGGAAATTCGGTGATCGCCTGGCTTAGCTTCCAGTCTTTTTATGGTCGTCCTGCCTATGACAGCACAGCGGAAATAAGTATTTACATATCCTCAGGGTATCGCGGGAAGGGAATCGGCAGTATGTTAATCGAGCAGGCGATAGCCTCCTGTCCCCGTATTGGAGTGAAAACGATGCTCGGCTTCGTATTCGGCCATAACGCCGGAAGCTTGGCGCTGCTGCGCAAGCACGGGTTCGAACAGTGGGGATTGCTGCCGCAGGTCGCCAACTTGGACGGTACCGAGAGAGATCTTGTGATCATGGGAAGGAGGGCAGGCAGCAATTAA
- a CDS encoding bifunctional 4-hydroxy-2-oxoglutarate aldolase/2-dehydro-3-deoxy-phosphogluconate aldolase, with amino-acid sequence MSTAFEQLKQERIIAILRHVPDEQADGLIAALDRAGVVFVEATLNSDGALGMISRWREQYGDRMRIGAGTVLDVNMAKEAVSAGAEYLIAPNLDEAVVNYAREQSIDVYPGAMTPSEIVRAWSAGATAVKIFPMASMGLAYLREIRAPLSHIPMIATGGVRLDNIHQFFQAGATAVGLGGSIVNMDLVKEGRFDEIERNAALLVQAARRADGK; translated from the coding sequence ATGAGCACTGCGTTTGAGCAACTGAAACAAGAGAGGATCATCGCCATCCTTCGCCATGTGCCCGATGAACAGGCAGACGGATTGATTGCGGCTTTGGATCGTGCTGGAGTAGTGTTTGTGGAGGCTACGTTGAACAGCGATGGCGCTTTAGGCATGATTTCGCGCTGGCGCGAGCAGTATGGCGACCGGATGCGTATCGGAGCCGGCACGGTCCTGGATGTGAACATGGCCAAGGAAGCCGTGTCCGCAGGGGCAGAATATCTAATCGCCCCGAATTTGGATGAAGCTGTCGTGAACTATGCGCGTGAACAATCGATTGACGTTTATCCAGGCGCCATGACGCCAAGCGAGATCGTCAGGGCCTGGAGCGCGGGAGCAACCGCAGTAAAAATATTTCCCATGGCCTCCATGGGGCTCGCCTATTTACGCGAAATTCGGGCTCCGCTTAGCCATATTCCGATGATCGCGACCGGGGGCGTCCGGCTGGATAATATTCATCAGTTTTTTCAGGCGGGAGCGACCGCGGTCGGACTTGGCGGAAGCATCGTCAACATGGATCTCGTAAAAGAAGGTCGCTTTGATGAAATCGAGCGGAATGCAGCATTGCTCGTACAGGCGGCCCGGCGGGCTGACGGTAAATGA
- a CDS encoding MFS transporter, with translation MSILETIRQPKQRKLLMSAGLSWMFDAMDVGMLSFIIADLSLKWQLSPQQTGLFTSINSIGMVFGAAIAGYMADKYGRKSVLLWTLLIFSLATGLSAATTGFAVLCVLRFIAGFGLGGELPVASTLVSESVQSKDRGRAVVLLESFWAAGWIASALIAYFVIPKYGWQAAFIIGGVPALYALYLRRAIEDPPRYTKQTAEKGNRAASFRQRFKSVWAKPHRRATIMLWLLWFTVVFSYYGMFLWLPSVMMLKGFSLVKSFEYVLIMTLAQLPGYFTAAYFIEKFGRKFVLVLYLVLTAVSAAWFGLATTEGALIAAGICLSFFNLGAWGGMYAYTPELYPTSVRSTGVGLAASFGRVGGILAPYMVGMLVARHYEIGYIFGIFFVTILIGAAAVLWLGTETKGKELED, from the coding sequence ATGAGCATATTGGAGACGATCCGCCAGCCGAAGCAGCGCAAGCTGCTGATGAGCGCGGGGCTGAGCTGGATGTTTGACGCGATGGATGTCGGCATGCTGTCGTTCATCATCGCCGACTTAAGCCTGAAATGGCAGCTGTCCCCCCAACAGACCGGCCTCTTTACAAGCATTAACTCGATCGGCATGGTCTTCGGTGCGGCCATCGCGGGCTACATGGCGGATAAATATGGCCGAAAATCTGTGCTGCTATGGACGCTGCTGATATTTTCGCTCGCGACAGGCTTGTCGGCCGCGACCACCGGATTTGCGGTCCTGTGCGTCCTTCGGTTTATTGCCGGCTTTGGCCTGGGAGGAGAGCTGCCCGTTGCCTCTACACTGGTATCGGAATCGGTTCAGTCTAAGGACCGGGGCAGAGCGGTTGTGCTGCTGGAGAGCTTCTGGGCGGCAGGCTGGATTGCTTCAGCTTTGATCGCCTATTTCGTGATCCCGAAATACGGCTGGCAAGCAGCCTTTATCATCGGCGGGGTGCCAGCGCTATATGCCCTATATTTGCGCAGGGCGATCGAGGATCCGCCGAGATATACGAAGCAAACGGCAGAGAAGGGAAACCGGGCAGCGTCTTTTCGCCAGAGGTTCAAATCCGTGTGGGCCAAGCCTCATCGCCGTGCGACGATCATGCTGTGGTTGCTCTGGTTTACCGTCGTATTTTCTTACTACGGTATGTTCCTGTGGCTTCCATCGGTTATGATGCTTAAAGGGTTCAGTCTCGTCAAGAGCTTTGAATACGTTTTGATCATGACGCTGGCCCAGCTTCCCGGTTACTTTACGGCGGCCTATTTCATCGAGAAATTTGGCCGTAAATTCGTTCTCGTTCTCTACCTTGTGCTTACTGCTGTGAGTGCGGCATGGTTTGGCCTCGCAACTACGGAAGGCGCATTGATCGCTGCCGGCATTTGTTTGTCGTTTTTCAATCTTGGTGCTTGGGGCGGGATGTACGCTTATACCCCTGAGCTGTATCCGACCAGCGTACGGTCCACGGGCGTCGGGCTGGCGGCCTCGTTTGGCCGGGTCGGCGGCATACTTGCGCCATATATGGTCGGGATGCTTGTTGCCAGGCATTATGAGATCGGGTACATTTTCGGCATCTTTTTTGTGACCATCCTCATCGGTGCGGCAGCTGTGCTGTGGCTGGGGACAGAAACGAAAGGCAAAGAGCTGGAGGATTAG
- a CDS encoding metal-dependent hydrolase, with protein sequence MKLTYLGHSTVHIDTGEHKLIIDPFLTGNPVATVSAEEVEADFVLLTHGHSDHIGDAEAIARNNQCPIIAVVELANYFAAKGLETTGMNLGGSFTFPFGKLKFTPALHSSSVEVDGTNVYLGNPAGILLELNGFTIYHAGDTALFTDLQLIGTRHRVDLAFIPIGDFFTMGPEDALTAAEWVSARHVVPIHYNTFGLIRQDGDLFVSELSKLGITGHALKPGEELHHHQLSL encoded by the coding sequence ATGAAGCTGACCTATTTAGGACATTCTACCGTTCACATCGACACTGGCGAACACAAGCTGATCATCGATCCGTTCCTGACGGGCAACCCGGTCGCCACAGTTTCCGCTGAAGAGGTTGAGGCCGATTTCGTACTGCTGACGCATGGTCATTCCGACCATATCGGCGACGCCGAGGCCATTGCTCGCAACAATCAGTGTCCGATCATTGCCGTTGTGGAACTAGCGAACTATTTTGCAGCCAAAGGACTGGAAACGACGGGCATGAATCTTGGCGGCTCCTTCACGTTTCCGTTCGGTAAATTGAAATTCACTCCGGCCTTGCACAGCTCCTCGGTAGAGGTAGATGGCACGAATGTCTATCTAGGAAATCCCGCGGGGATATTGCTGGAGCTGAACGGGTTTACCATCTATCACGCTGGAGACACGGCTCTGTTCACCGACTTGCAGCTGATTGGCACGCGCCACCGGGTCGATTTGGCCTTTATCCCGATCGGCGATTTCTTTACGATGGGGCCGGAGGATGCTTTGACCGCAGCGGAATGGGTCAGCGCCCGCCATGTCGTGCCTATTCATTATAATACCTTCGGTCTGATCCGGCAGGATGGCGATCTGTTCGTCAGCGAACTCAGCAAGCTGGGCATAACGGGACATGCACTGAAGCCCGGGGAAGAGCTGCACCACCATCAGTTAAGTTTATAA
- a CDS encoding NAD(P)/FAD-dependent oxidoreductase — protein sequence MPRDCIIVGGGIAGLQAAIQLGRYSAYDVLVVDAGEGRSTLCRGYHNILGWPDGISGQELRARGRHQAESTGVRFAQDRIVTAARTAAGTILLKGETGQTYETYTTLLATGVSDRIPEIPGLVPLLGSSVYICPDCDGYEIEGKCTVLMGSGDAGANMALLLAERTNSLTYVNHESSRISPELLEQMGHASISYIEAAIVEIRSAAEGQIEQIILHDGTVLPAERGFIAFGGNKVHSDLARQLGAVLSDNGHVESDPRSKQTSVDNVWAAGDIALHAEQATVAMGEGSIAAIWINKALRAQKGKFDQRKSYNDGIIRTT from the coding sequence ATGCCGCGTGATTGCATTATTGTCGGAGGTGGAATCGCTGGGCTGCAAGCCGCGATCCAACTAGGCCGTTATTCCGCTTATGATGTTCTGGTCGTTGACGCTGGGGAAGGCAGATCTACGCTTTGCCGCGGTTATCACAATATTTTAGGCTGGCCAGACGGAATATCGGGACAAGAATTGCGTGCAAGAGGAAGGCATCAGGCTGAGAGCACTGGTGTCCGCTTTGCTCAGGACAGGATCGTAACAGCGGCTCGAACCGCAGCCGGAACGATACTTCTTAAGGGGGAAACGGGACAAACATACGAGACCTATACGACGCTGCTTGCGACAGGAGTGAGCGATCGCATTCCCGAAATCCCGGGACTAGTTCCGCTGCTCGGAAGCAGCGTATATATTTGCCCGGATTGCGACGGGTATGAAATTGAAGGCAAGTGTACCGTTTTGATGGGATCTGGAGATGCCGGTGCCAATATGGCGCTTCTGTTGGCAGAACGCACAAACAGTCTGACTTATGTGAACCATGAGTCTTCCCGTATATCTCCAGAGCTGTTGGAACAGATGGGTCATGCAAGTATTTCTTATATCGAGGCGGCGATCGTGGAAATACGGTCAGCTGCGGAAGGGCAAATTGAGCAGATCATACTTCATGACGGTACTGTTCTGCCCGCCGAACGGGGTTTTATTGCTTTTGGCGGAAACAAGGTTCATTCTGACCTCGCGAGGCAGCTTGGGGCTGTGCTCAGTGATAACGGCCATGTGGAAAGTGATCCGCGAAGCAAGCAGACGAGTGTCGATAACGTATGGGCCGCTGGCGATATCGCCCTGCACGCAGAGCAGGCCACTGTGGCGATGGGCGAAGGCTCGATCGCCGCGATATGGATCAATAAAGCCTTGCGGGCGCAGAAAGGAAAATTCGATCAACGTAAATCATATAATGATGGTATAATAAGGACAACATAA
- a CDS encoding glycoside hydrolase family 13 protein yields the protein MKPKWWKESVVYQIYPISFKDSNGDGIGDLKGIISKLDYLQELGVNVIWLSPIYKSPGHDNGYDISDYCDIMEQFGTMEDFDRLLQDMHSRGMKLMMDLVLNHTSHKHPWFIESRQSKDNPKRDYYIWRKGKNGGPPNNWESYFSGSVWEYDEQTDEYYLHLYSKYQPDLNWSNPVVIDELHNMVEWWLKKGVDGFRFDAISHIVKAEGLPDADNPHQTKTVRAYEMFSNLENVHTLLQNLHDKVLYYYDIMTVGETSGLGPEQALDYVGDGRRELNMTFQFEHMFIDAASSGSGKWNVVPWNLLELKKIISNWQNVLHDRGWNANYWCNHDQPRSVSRFGNDVLYRVPSAKMLATFIHTLEGTPYIYQGEEIGMTNIAFESIDDYRDVETLNYYEEQRDNGVPEEEIMQALRKRSRDNARTPMQWDTTPNAGFTTGTPWIKVNSNYMEINVADALNDPDSIFHYYKKLIQLRKQHKVIVYGRYKLLLPLHSEIYAYTRTLDNDQLLVILNFFEREPLFELPKDVSPEGMELLISNYPPEKNEDLCKLKLRPYEARVYLQRLPKSANEQ from the coding sequence ATGAAACCGAAATGGTGGAAAGAAAGCGTAGTATATCAAATTTACCCGATTAGCTTTAAAGACAGCAATGGCGACGGAATCGGCGATCTTAAAGGGATCATCTCCAAGCTGGACTATTTACAGGAGCTGGGGGTCAACGTCATTTGGCTGAGCCCCATTTACAAATCCCCCGGCCATGACAACGGATATGACATTAGCGATTATTGCGATATTATGGAGCAGTTCGGCACGATGGAGGATTTTGACCGATTGCTTCAGGACATGCATTCCCGTGGGATGAAGCTCATGATGGATTTGGTACTGAACCATACCTCGCACAAACATCCATGGTTCATAGAATCCCGTCAGTCCAAAGATAATCCGAAAAGGGATTACTACATATGGCGGAAAGGGAAAAACGGTGGTCCGCCTAACAACTGGGAATCGTACTTCAGCGGCTCGGTCTGGGAGTACGATGAGCAGACGGACGAATACTATTTGCATTTATACTCCAAGTACCAGCCGGATTTAAATTGGAGCAATCCCGTAGTGATCGATGAACTCCATAACATGGTGGAATGGTGGCTCAAAAAGGGAGTGGACGGTTTTCGTTTCGACGCGATATCACACATCGTCAAAGCCGAAGGCCTTCCGGACGCCGACAATCCTCATCAGACGAAGACGGTACGGGCCTATGAAATGTTCTCCAATCTGGAGAATGTCCATACCTTACTGCAAAATCTGCATGACAAAGTACTTTACTATTACGACATCATGACCGTCGGGGAAACGTCGGGACTCGGTCCGGAGCAAGCGCTGGATTATGTAGGGGACGGCCGGCGCGAATTGAATATGACTTTCCAGTTCGAGCATATGTTCATAGATGCCGCCTCTTCAGGGAGCGGTAAATGGAACGTCGTTCCCTGGAACCTGCTGGAGCTGAAAAAAATCATCAGCAACTGGCAGAACGTTCTCCACGACCGGGGCTGGAATGCGAATTACTGGTGCAATCATGACCAGCCGCGTTCTGTATCCCGTTTCGGGAACGATGTGCTGTACCGGGTGCCTTCGGCGAAAATGTTGGCCACCTTCATTCACACCCTGGAAGGCACGCCGTATATTTATCAAGGCGAAGAAATCGGAATGACAAACATCGCATTCGAGTCTATCGACGATTACCGCGATGTGGAGACGCTGAATTACTACGAGGAACAGCGCGATAATGGGGTGCCGGAAGAAGAAATCATGCAGGCTCTTCGCAAAAGGAGCCGGGACAACGCAAGAACTCCGATGCAGTGGGATACGACACCAAATGCTGGTTTTACTACGGGAACGCCCTGGATTAAAGTCAATTCCAATTATATGGAGATTAACGTAGCGGATGCGCTGAATGATCCCGATTCTATCTTTCATTATTACAAAAAGCTGATTCAGCTTCGCAAGCAGCATAAGGTTATCGTTTATGGCAGATATAAGCTGCTGCTGCCGCTTCATTCGGAAATATATGCTTACACTCGAACTCTAGATAACGATCAGCTGCTGGTGATCCTTAACTTTTTTGAACGGGAGCCGCTCTTTGAACTGCCGAAGGATGTATCACCCGAGGGAATGGAACTGCTCATTTCGAATTACCCCCCGGAAAAAAATGAAGATTTGTGTAAATTGAAGCTGCGGCCTTATGAAGCAAGGGTATATTTGCAGCGTCTGCCCAAATCTGCGAATGAACAATAG
- a CDS encoding antibiotic biosynthesis monooxygenase family protein — MILEVAELHVKPGTINDFESSFRQASKIISGMPGYIDHELHKCVEEENKYILLVKWRSISDHEVGFRKSEQYQEWKALLHHFYDPFPVVQHYVQIKQLID; from the coding sequence ATGATCCTTGAAGTAGCCGAGCTGCATGTGAAGCCAGGAACGATCAATGACTTTGAGAGCAGCTTTCGGCAAGCGTCCAAAATCATTTCGGGCATGCCAGGGTATATCGACCATGAGCTGCATAAATGTGTTGAAGAGGAGAATAAATACATTCTTCTCGTCAAATGGCGGTCGATTAGCGATCATGAGGTCGGATTCAGGAAATCGGAGCAGTATCAAGAATGGAAAGCGCTGCTTCACCATTTCTACGACCCGTTTCCCGTAGTCCAGCACTATGTTCAGATCAAGCAGCTTATTGATTAA
- the arsC gene encoding arsenate reductase (thioredoxin) → MNNKKSVYFLCTGNSCRSQMADGWLKKIGGDQFEVFSAGLEARGLNPRAVQVMDEAGVDISTHRSEVIDPDILKRADYIITLCSHADDHCPAVPNRIGVKWHWGFEDPAKATGTEEEIMLRFREVRDQIKARIERFVAEGQ, encoded by the coding sequence ATGAACAATAAAAAAAGCGTATATTTCCTTTGTACGGGAAATTCATGCCGGAGTCAGATGGCAGACGGCTGGCTCAAGAAAATCGGCGGTGATCAGTTTGAAGTGTTCAGTGCGGGATTGGAGGCTCGCGGATTGAATCCTCGCGCCGTTCAGGTCATGGATGAGGCAGGTGTCGACATTAGTACTCACCGGTCAGAGGTGATTGATCCAGACATTCTAAAGCGTGCAGATTATATTATTACGTTGTGCAGTCATGCGGACGATCACTGCCCGGCTGTACCTAACCGAATTGGTGTGAAATGGCATTGGGGATTTGAAGACCCCGCGAAGGCGACAGGAACCGAGGAAGAAATTATGCTGCGTTTTCGGGAAGTCAGGGATCAAATCAAGGCCCGCATTGAACGATTTGTTGCGGAAGGCCAGTAA
- a CDS encoding multidrug effflux MFS transporter — MNSLTSDSSTSSHPLSRSARLRTAFILGSLSAFGPLSLDMYLPALPKLAEELNATASVTQLSLTSCLLGLALGQLAAGPMSDVRGRRAPLIISLCIYAISSLLCVFAPSAWALIALRFLQGLSGSAGIVISRAVVRDLYSGSELTKFFSLLMLVNGAAPILAPIFGGQLLQFTSWRGVFVVLALIGVVMMIAVLFGLPESLPRERRQSGGFAATWTTFRRLLGDRLFIGFCLTQGLVSAAMFAYISGSSFVMQNVFEVSPQMYSFIFALNGVGIIIASQTTGRLAGKIREAKMLQFGLALALTGATGLLTAILLGGKLIAVLIPLFLVVSCVGIISTSSFSLAMQSQGKAAGSASALLGLIPYILGATVAPLVGLGGEHTAVPLGIVIAIAELGAICSYLFLVHPRLASK; from the coding sequence ATGAATTCATTAACCAGCGATTCTTCGACGTCTTCGCATCCCCTATCCCGTTCGGCACGCTTGAGGACGGCTTTTATTCTCGGCAGTCTGTCAGCTTTCGGTCCGCTTTCGCTTGATATGTATTTGCCCGCGTTGCCCAAGCTCGCCGAAGAGCTAAATGCGACAGCTTCCGTTACTCAGCTTAGCCTGACTTCCTGCCTGCTTGGACTCGCGCTGGGCCAATTGGCAGCAGGGCCGATGAGCGATGTGCGCGGTCGCCGCGCGCCGCTGATCATTTCCCTTTGCATTTACGCGATAAGCTCGCTGCTTTGCGTATTTGCGCCTTCGGCCTGGGCGCTTATTGCCCTGCGGTTTCTCCAAGGCTTGTCCGGTTCGGCTGGAATCGTAATTTCCCGTGCCGTTGTACGCGATTTATACTCCGGTTCGGAGCTGACGAAGTTTTTCTCACTCCTCATGCTCGTTAATGGTGCTGCGCCGATTCTCGCTCCAATCTTTGGAGGGCAGCTGCTGCAGTTTACGTCTTGGCGAGGTGTATTCGTAGTATTAGCCTTGATCGGCGTTGTTATGATGATCGCCGTATTATTCGGACTTCCCGAGTCCCTTCCCAGGGAGCGCAGGCAGTCCGGCGGCTTCGCTGCCACGTGGACAACCTTTCGGCGGCTGCTCGGAGACCGTCTGTTCATCGGCTTCTGCCTGACACAAGGCCTTGTGTCCGCTGCTATGTTCGCATACATATCCGGCTCCTCCTTCGTCATGCAGAATGTATTTGAGGTTTCACCACAAATGTACAGCTTTATTTTTGCTTTGAACGGCGTCGGCATTATCATTGCAAGCCAAACTACAGGCCGTTTGGCAGGAAAAATCAGAGAAGCGAAGATGCTGCAATTCGGACTGGCTCTGGCGCTGACAGGCGCCACAGGCCTATTAACGGCGATACTGCTAGGAGGCAAGCTGATCGCTGTCCTGATTCCTTTATTTTTAGTCGTATCCTGCGTAGGAATCATCTCCACATCAAGCTTCTCGCTGGCGATGCAGAGTCAGGGAAAAGCTGCCGGCAGCGCCTCCGCTCTGCTCGGACTAATCCCATACATCCTTGGAGCGACCGTCGCCCCGCTTGTTGGTTTGGGCGGTGAGCACACCGCGGTGCCGCTGGGCATCGTCATAGCGATCGCCGAACTTGGCGCGATATGCAGCTATTTGTTCCTGGTGCATCCAAGGCTTGCAAGCAAATAA
- a CDS encoding DUF4339 domain-containing protein, translated as MGNNYNTSPVPWYYVHNDIIKGPVTIGQMQRDYYIYRELHPGTMVWTDGMTEWTPLSSTDLINHIMFAPGSGSQAEPARSPYNGAYPNQAPAGQAYPGSQPGSVPGPAGYQPGGYIPGAQAYPGQHTGAQAPPGPYPLQKISNTYMWLAVTVAGVGNLIYLLARDAGASFGLKFMVTIIMVGLFALFCSLDKNELQRLGHRTTSVWWFLIISVYMFIRAYRLRQFPSYAIVMLLIGFAVGFVYGFLKGFFRVFI; from the coding sequence ATGGGAAACAATTATAACACCAGTCCGGTTCCCTGGTACTATGTACATAACGACATCATTAAAGGACCGGTTACCATCGGACAGATGCAAAGAGACTATTACATCTACCGCGAGCTGCATCCGGGTACAATGGTTTGGACCGATGGAATGACCGAATGGACGCCGCTATCTTCAACGGATCTGATTAACCATATCATGTTTGCGCCCGGCAGCGGCTCGCAAGCAGAGCCAGCGCGTTCTCCGTATAATGGAGCATATCCGAATCAAGCGCCCGCAGGCCAAGCTTATCCCGGCTCACAGCCCGGTTCGGTTCCTGGACCAGCAGGATATCAGCCAGGAGGCTATATCCCCGGTGCGCAGGCTTATCCGGGTCAGCATACCGGAGCTCAAGCCCCACCCGGGCCATATCCATTGCAAAAAATCAGCAATACATATATGTGGTTGGCCGTTACAGTTGCTGGAGTCGGTAATCTTATATATCTTCTCGCCAGAGACGCTGGCGCTTCCTTCGGGTTAAAATTCATGGTAACCATCATCATGGTCGGGCTATTTGCTCTGTTTTGCTCGCTGGACAAAAACGAACTGCAGCGTTTAGGTCACCGAACGACATCTGTCTGGTGGTTTTTGATCATTTCGGTTTATATGTTTATCCGGGCATACCGGTTGCGCCAATTTCCATCCTATGCGATCGTAATGCTGCTCATTGGCTTTGCCGTCGGTTTTGTTTATGGTTTCCTCAAAGGTTTTTTCAGAGTGTTCATATAA
- a CDS encoding DinB family protein, with translation MGEIIFSQLEFIRGQTLKMVQDLSEEQADIIPAKFRNNIRWNLGHIAFVQDAFAFQLNGRPSLISAQYRSFFANGTSPENWTEDVPRLADIVKVLEQQPKQIASILPGKLDERVSKPYTTSSGFTLDTIGGFLNFCLYHEGMHFSVIKIYKKLIQS, from the coding sequence ATGGGGGAGATTATTTTTAGTCAATTGGAATTCATTCGCGGTCAGACATTAAAAATGGTTCAGGATTTATCAGAGGAACAGGCTGATATTATACCTGCCAAGTTCCGCAACAATATTCGCTGGAATCTTGGGCATATCGCCTTTGTACAGGACGCATTTGCATTTCAGCTAAACGGACGCCCTTCGCTGATTTCAGCCCAATATAGGAGTTTTTTTGCTAACGGGACATCTCCAGAAAACTGGACGGAAGACGTGCCAAGGCTAGCAGATATCGTTAAGGTCCTGGAGCAGCAGCCGAAGCAGATTGCTTCGATTTTACCAGGAAAACTGGACGAACGCGTGAGTAAGCCGTATACGACATCGTCGGGATTTACGCTGGACACGATTGGAGGATTTTTGAATTTCTGCCTCTATCATGAAGGTATGCACTTTAGCGTGATTAAAATATATAAGAAATTGATTCAAAGCTAG
- a CDS encoding Gfo/Idh/MocA family protein, with amino-acid sequence MRIGIIGLGDIARKAYLPVITAIENIELVLCTRNSEVLRQTANQYRIGETANRPEQFIAAGIDAAFIHTATESHAGIIELLIRHGIHVYVDKPISYNYGESARLVELAESMGVQLMVGFNRRYAPMVAAMKEQNERRLVIMQKNRVNSPDFARRFVLDDFIHVVDTVRFLAPGEIKDTKITTYQQNGKLHHVTLQLEGDGFTSTAIMNRENGITEETLEVMSPGNKWLIDGLNTTRHFHAGKEQLIKFNDWDPVLYRRGFHQIISQFLDMVRSNSKLELSARDALETHRLCELVVKHAEEHGADIWHG; translated from the coding sequence ATGCGCATAGGGATCATCGGTCTGGGGGATATTGCGCGCAAAGCGTATCTGCCGGTCATAACGGCAATCGAGAATATAGAACTTGTACTGTGCACCCGCAATTCAGAGGTTCTCCGCCAAACAGCAAATCAATATCGCATTGGTGAAACGGCTAATCGACCTGAGCAATTCATTGCTGCCGGGATAGATGCAGCGTTTATACATACAGCGACGGAATCACATGCCGGGATCATTGAACTTCTGATCAGGCACGGCATCCATGTATATGTAGACAAACCTATTTCTTATAATTACGGGGAATCCGCCAGATTGGTAGAGCTGGCCGAATCCATGGGAGTTCAGCTAATGGTCGGATTCAACCGGAGATATGCCCCGATGGTTGCGGCCATGAAGGAACAGAACGAACGGCGTCTTGTTATTATGCAGAAAAATCGCGTGAATTCTCCCGATTTTGCACGCCGCTTTGTTTTGGATGACTTTATTCATGTAGTCGATACAGTGCGCTTCTTAGCGCCGGGGGAAATTAAGGACACCAAAATCACAACCTATCAGCAAAATGGGAAGCTGCACCATGTTACTCTGCAACTGGAGGGTGACGGTTTTACAAGCACAGCTATTATGAATCGCGAAAACGGAATAACCGAAGAGACGCTGGAAGTGATGAGTCCGGGAAATAAATGGCTTATTGACGGTTTAAATACAACAAGACATTTTCATGCGGGCAAAGAGCAGCTGATCAAATTTAACGACTGGGATCCGGTGCTTTACCGTAGAGGTTTTCATCAAATCATCAGTCAATTCCTGGACATGGTCCGCAGCAATTCGAAGCTGGAGTTATCCGCGCGTGATGCGCTGGAAACGCATCGACTCTGTGAATTAGTCGTCAAGCATGCCGAAGAGCATGGTGCTGATATTTGGCATGGTTAG